The nucleotide sequence GTGCGAGCGGATGAGGCTCGCCTGCAGCTGCATGCGGCGCTCTGTGGCGATGAATGTCGTGGCGAGTGCGCCGAAGCCGGTCGAGATGCCGTAGTGCGGCTCGGGGTCGTCGGCGAGGCCTTCGACGAGAGCGCGGGTCGCGGCGACGCGTGCCAAGGCCTCGGGGGCGAGCTCGACGAGGACGCCGTGGCGAGCGACGGCGACGACTTCGTCGGGACGCAGCGGCGCCGCACCGACGGTGACGACGGCGACGTCGCTGGCTGAGGTGGGCGTGACGATGGTCATGCTCCGATTCCACACCGCGACCGTGGCGCACGACAGCGACTCATGCCATCCTCTGTCTGTGATTCCAGACAGTGGTACGAGACCCCAGGTGCCCGCCGCCGACCAGACGCTGCGGATCCTGTCGCACCTCGCGCACCAGCGCGGACCGGTTCCCGCGCGATCCATCGCGACCGCCCTCGGCATCCCGCGCTCCACGGTGTACCACCTGCTCGCCGCGCTGCAGGAGCACCAGTTCGTCGTGCACCTGCCCGAGGATCGCCGCTGGGGTATCGGTATCGCGGCATTCGAGCTCGCGGGCGGGTACTCGCGTCAGGAGCCGCTCGCCCGGCTGGGCAGGCCGGTGCTCGCCGACCTCGTCGACCGCACAGGCGAGAGCGCGCATCTGGCAGTGATGCACGGTCGCGATGTGCTCTACATCGTCGAGGAGCGGGCGCCGCGCCGACCTGCTCTCGTCACCGACGTGGGGGTGCGCCTGCCCGCCCACCTGACGGCCACCGGACGGGCCATGCTCGCGGCGCTTCCTCGCGAGCAGGTGAGGGCGCTGTTCCCGGATGCCGCGTCCTTCGCCGACCGCACCGGCCGGGGCCCGCAGCGACCCGGCGAGCTGCGCGAGCTGCTCCGGGGCGTGCGCGAGCGCGGGTGGGCCGTCGAAGACGGCGAGGTGACGCTCGGGCTCGGCTCTGTCGGGGTCGCGGTACTGGACCACGTCGGCTGGCCCATCGCTGCGATCGCGGTCACGTTCCCGGCCGAGGGCGCGCGCGCGGCTGCGGACGTCGCGGAACTCGTCACGCCGGTGGCGGCCGAGCTCGGCCGGCGCATCGGCGGCGCGAGACCCTCGCCGAGGAGACTCTGATGATGGCCTACCCCGCGAGGTGCGAGAGGATCCGCCCGACCACCTCCGCTCGGGCTTCGTCGGAGTCCAGTTGTTCGAGGCCGAAGCCGAAGAGGATCGTGTCGGGTGTCGCCGTGGCGCTGTAGAACGGGCCCTCCGCGTCGTAGCGGAGGAACTCGCTCGCGTTGCCCGGGGTGATCCGCGGCGACCGCCATGAGCTCCTCGAGGATGCCTCTTTCGCCGCTGTACATCCGGAACACGCCGTCGGTCGCGGCCAGCGTCCGACGCTGTGCCGCAGGTTGCTTCGGCGTCAGCTCCGCGCCCCCGGCGGCGAGCTGCGCCGCCTGGTCGGCGCTCAGGATGACCTGCACTTCGACCTCGCCCGGTTCGTCGCCCGCCGAGGTCACGATCTCCTGGCGGTCGACGCCGAGATCCACGATCGCCCCCAGTCCTGCGGCATCGACCGTGCCCGCGTAGACAGCGAGCAGGTCGTCGGCCGGTGGCGGCTCCGGACTCGCGACGGCGGGAGTCACCGCGAGACCGGTCACGATCAGGGCTGCGGTGGTGGCGATGGCGAGCTGACGGATCATGCGTATCCCCTTGTCACGCGTGCTCGATGTCCGTTCAGGCACGGCGATCCCCATCTACGCCGATACGGACCGTCACTGTCTACCGCGCCCGTCGGAGGTCGTCAAGGCCGTCCTCCGGACCGATCCGCAGAACGGTGACGGATGCCGCGGCGCCGACACGCCCGCATGTCCGCTGCGGGGTCAGTCGACCTTCATGACGGTGCCGCCGGTGAGGCGCACGAGTTCGTCGAAGGTCATCGGGAACACGGTGTGCGGCGTCCCGCCGGCGGCCCAGATCTCGGGGTAGCCGGCGAGGTCCTCGTCGACGATCGTGCGCAGCGGCGCCGGATGCCCCGTGGGAGCGACTCCGCCGATGGCCTGGCCGGTCGCCTCCCGCACCTGTTCCGGCGTCGCTCGCCGGATCTTGCCGTGACCCAGGCGTTTCGCGAGCGCCGCGGTGTCCACGCGGTGCGCGCCGCTCGTCATCACGAGCAGCGGCGCGCCGTCGCTGGAGAACACCAGGCTGTTGGCGATCGCGCCCACCTCGACCCCGAGCGCCTGGGCGGCCAGCACCGCGGTGGATGCGGCATCCGGCAGCACCACGATGTCTCCGGGGATCCCGGCGGCGCGGATGGCCTCGTGGACGAGGCGACTGCGGGCAGGAAGCGAGGCGGTGATGGTCACCGGCTCAGCCTGACGACGCAGGCCGCGCGCGAGGATCTCGCCGTGGGGCATGAGGAGCCAGCCGTCGTCGGCGGCCGCCCACTCGCGCCAGCCGTCCGAGATGCGTTGCAGCAGCGCATCGTCGGCGCCCGTCGCACGCGCCGAGTCGGCGAACGCCGACTGCAGCACGCGGTCGGCCCACATTCCACCCCACCACTCACGGTCCGCCTCGTCCTCGAAGAGCCACAGCGACGCGGTGGCGCGGATGTCGGCGAGCCCGGCCTTCTGCGCCCACGCCTTGAGGCGGCGCCCCGCCGCAGGCTCGCCGGCGACGCTGCGGTGGGTTGCGAGGTACAGCGCGAGCCACTCGTCCAGCGCCGGGATCAGCGGGTACCAGATGACGCCTTCGTAGTCGACGTCGCGCGCCGCGACGAGCCCGTCCGTTCCGGCGACGCGGCCCAGTTCCCGCAGCATGTCGACGGGACGACCCACGTGCTGCAGCACCTGGTGCGCGTGCACGACGTCGAAGGAGCCGTCGTCGTAGGGCAGGGCGTAGGCGTCCCCCACCTCGAACGAGAGATTCGGCGCTGCGTGGTCGGCGGCGGCCTGCGCGACGACGTCGGCGGAGGCATCCGTCCCGATGACGCGAGCGGGAGCGACGTGCGCCGCGAGGTCAGCCGTGATGGTGCCGGGTCCGCTGCCCACGTCGAGGATCGAGACGCCCGGCCGCAGGTGCGGCAGGAGGTAAGCGGCGGAGTTCTCGGCGGTGCGCCAGCGGTGCGACCGCAGGACGCTCTCGTGATGACCGTGCGTATAGGCGTCTGGCATTCGTCGATGCTATCGACGGCGCACACACCGCTGAGGTATGCGCAGGACTCCTCTGGAGAGCATGCAATCTGCCCACTCGCCATCGAGACGGTTGAACAATTCGCAGAATCGGTGTGCAATGAGAACGGATGCCGCAACGCCGCGGCGTCCGCAGCGCACTGCCCACGAGGCCCGCCGAAGGAAGAACCGCGATGACGCACACCCTGCCCCTGCCCGATTTCGCACACGAGCGGGTGGAGGTGATCACCGGCCGCCGGAGCGGTCTGTTCATCGCCGTCGCGCTGCACTCCTCCGTGCTCGGCTCCGCCCTCGGCGGCGCGCGCCTGTGGACGTACCCGCACTGGAGCGACGCCCTCGGCGACGCGCTGCGGCTGTCGGCCGCCATGACGCTCAAGAACGCCGCAGCAGGCCTCGACGCGGGTGGCGGCAAATCCGTCATCGCGCTGCCTCCCGGCACCACGCTCGACACCGACCGCCGCCGCGCCGCGTTCCTCGACCTCGGTGATGCGGTCGAGTCCCTGCACGGCCTGTACCGCACCGCCGAGGACGTCGGATCGACGACCGAGGACATGCTCGTCGTCAGCGAGCGCACCGAGTACGTCGTGGGCCTGCCCGACGCCGTCGGCGGCTCGGGCGAGCCCGCCGGCCCCACGAGCCTCGGCGTCTACGAGTCGCTCTGCGCGACGCTCGAGCGCGTCGCGGGAACCGCCGACGTCGGGGGCAGGCGCATCACGATCTCGGGCCTCGGCCAGGTCGGCAGCCGCCTCGCGGTGCGCCTCTCGGCCGAAGGGGCGCGCCTGACGGTGACCGACGTCAACCCCGCCAAGCGCGACCTCGCCGCTGAGCTCGGTGCCGAGTGGATCGCCCCTGGCGAGGAGCACCTCGTCCCCGCGGACGTCTTCGTCCCCGCCGGCATCGGCGGGCTGCTCACCGACGAGGTGATCGACGCTCTCGACGCGAAGGCCGTGTGCGGCCCGGCCAATAATCCCCTCGCCGACCACAGCGGTGCGGCACGCCTCGCCGGTCGCGGCATCCTGTACGCCCCCGACTTCGTCGTCAACGCGGGCGGGGTGATCTACCTCGACCTCGAGGCGAAGCACCTCGGAACGCGTACCGAGATCATGGACCGCGTCGGCCAGATCGGCGACACCGTGCGCCGCATCTTCGACGAGGCGGAGGCCCGCGGCGTCACGCCGCTCGAGGCCGCTGAGGGACTCGCCGCCGAGCGCCTCGCGGCCGGTGGCCGGCAGCCCGCACTCGCGCGCTGAGACCGCGACGGTGTGACCCCGCGGACGAGAGACGGATGCCGCGGCGAACGCGTTTCGCCGAGGCATCCCTCGTCCCCGCCACTAGGTTGGCGCCATGGAAGGACTCTGGCTCGCGGCGCTCAGCGGCCTCATCGGCGGCGGCACGCTGCTCGTCGGGGCCGCGGTCGCGTGGTTCGTCGAGATTCCGCAGCGCATCGTCGCCGGGATCATGGCGGTCGGTGCCGGTGTCCTCATCTCGACCCTGGCTTTCGAGCTGGTCGAGGAGGCAGCCGAGGACGGCGGGCTCATCCCCACAACCGTGGGCTTTCTCGGCGGCGCGATCATCTACATCGTCGCCGACCAGCTGATCTCGCGACGCAGCAGGCGGCCCGCCTCCGGCTCGTCCCGGATCGACGCGTCCTCGGTCACCGAGTACTCGGACGGCAACGAGGTGTCCGCCAGCATCGTGGCCCGCCGCGCCGGAGCGCAGGCGGTGAGCGGAGCGGGGCTCGTGATCGCCGTCGGCGCGTTGATCGACGGCATCCCGGAGTCCATCGTCATGGGCCTGTCGGTGCTGGAGGGCGGGATCAGCATCCCCATCGTGACGGCGATCGCCATCAGCAACTTCCCCGAGGGACTCGGCTCGACCTCCGCCCTCAAACGAGGCGGCTCGAGCGGGCGGTACGTGGCCCTGCTGTGGAGCGGGATCGCGCTGATCACGGTGGTGGCCTCGGTGCTGGGCTACGTCGCCTTCCAGTCGGCGTCGCCGAGCCTCATCGCCCTCATCACCACGATCGCCGCCGGCGGTCTGCTCGCGATGGTGTGCAACACGATGATCCCCGAGGCCTTCGACGAGCAGCATGCGCTCACCGGCCTGTGGGCGACGATCGGCTTCCTCGCGGCGTTCCTCCTGCACGAGCTCGCCTGAGCTCTCCCCCGCTCGTTGAGCGGAGGGTGCGAGTCGAAACGCCTCGGACCGGCGAGCAGCGTCTGGTGGACCCGGCGTCCTACGCGGTGGCCCAGAGGTCGTCGTCCGCGACGCCGGGAGCCTCGACCGACAGGCCGTGGAGAAGTTCGAGCGCGGCGCGCGCCTCGTCGATGCGGCCCTCGACGGCCAGCTCGCGGATGCGCACCGACGGCCGGTGCAGCAGCACACCGGCGAGGTGGCGCAGGGCGGCCTCGACGTCGTCTCCGGCGCCGCGCGAGCGTGCCCGGGCGATCTCTTCGTCGACGATCCTCAGCACGTCTCCGCGGAGAGCCGTGATCGCGGGACCGGCCTCGCGGTCAGCGTGGAACTCGGTGGCCGCATCGCCCACGATCGCGCGCGCGTCGGCGTGGGCGCTGAACTCGGCGAGCGGGGCGTGCAGCCGGATGGTCTCGAGGTCGAGCAGCTGGACCGCCTCGACCGCGCCGACGGCGGGGTCGACGTTGCGCGGGAGCCCGAGGTCGATCACGAGCACGCGGTGCCCGGGCGTGAACGCGTCGGCGTGGACGACGGCGGCAGCGGTGCACGTGATGACGACGTCGGCCGTGGCGACCTCGGCCGGGAAGTCCGAGACCGGGATCAGCCCGTGCTGGGCGGCGAACGCCTCGGCCCGGCCGGATGGGGAGAAGACGTGGATGTCGCCGGCACCGCGGGCGCGCAGCGCCTCGACGGTGCGGACGGCGTACTTTCCCGTGCCCACGAGGACGATCTTCGCGGCGGCCCACTCGGCGACGCGGCTCGACGCCAGCTCGAGAGCGAGGCGCACGAGCGAGCGGTGAGCTCCGCGCAGCTGGGTGCGGTTGCGCACGCCGCGGCTGGTGTGGGTCGCCTTCTGGAAGAGGCGCTCAAGCTCGCTCGAGGTCATGCCGTCGGCGCGGGCGGCGTCGAGAGCGCGACGCACCTGTCCCGAGATCTCGTCTTCGCCGACCGACATCGACTCGAGGCCGCTGGTGACGGCGAACAGGTGGGCCGCGGCATCCGCCCCTTGATGGACAGCGACCGACGCGCGCAGCAGATCGGCGGCGACGCCGGATGCCTCGGCCATCGCCTCGATCACGGACTCGGCCGCGACCGCCTCGCCGCCGGTGAGCGGCTCGTCGATGTCGAGATAGGCCTCGAACCGGTTGCAGGTGGCGAGCACGACGGCGCCGGAGACGAAGATCTCGTCGTCCACGAGGGCGCGCGTCGCCGTGGGCGCCCCCACAGAGAGGCGCTCCAGGATGTCGAGGCTCGCGTTCCGGTGGTTCGCGGTCAGACAGAGGAGCACGGACCTAATCTTAACGTGTGTCGTTGCATGACTCTCACCCTTCCGTCCTTCAGAGAAACGATCCCCCCGCGCTGATACGCGCGTATCGCGGCGAACGGCCTGCTCGCACGCCGGTCTGGTTCATGCGTCAGGCGGGTCGATCATTGCCGGAATACCGCGAGCTGCGGGTCGGCACCGACATGCTCGACGCCTGCCTGAACCCCGAGCTCGCCAGCGAGATCACCCTGCAGCCGGTGCGCCGGCACAGCGTCGACGCCGCCATCTTCTTCAGCGACATCGTGATCCCGGTGCGCCTGTCGGGCGTCGACGTGCGCATCGTCGCGGGACGCGGTCCGGTGCTCGAGAACCCGGTGCGGACGACGGCGGATGTCGCGTCCCTGCCGCCGCTCGACCCCGAAGCGCTCGCCCCCATCCGCGACGCCGTCGCGCTCACGGTCGCCGAACTCGGTGCGACGCCGCTCATCGGCTTCGCCGGCGCCCCGTACACGCTGGCGTCGTACCTCGTCGAGGGGGGCCCGTCGAAGGAGCAGCTCAAGACGCGGGCGCTGATGCACTCCGATCCCGAGACCTGGGTCGCTCTGCTGACGTGGTGCGCCGAGATCACGGGCGCGTTCCTCGCCGCCCAGATCGAGGCGGGGGCTTCGGCGGGGCAGCTGTTCGACTCGTGGGCGGGCTCGCTCAGCCTTGCCGACTACACGACCCACGTCGCGCCGTTCTCGGCCCTCGCCCTCGACGCCGTGCGCCAGCTCGACGTGCCTCTCGTGCACTTCGGCGTCGGCACGGGCGAGCTGCTCGCCGCAATGCGCGATGTGGGCGTCGACACGGTGGGCGTCGACTGGCGCCTCCCCCTCGACGAGGCCGTGCGCCGGCTCGGCCCCGACGTCTCGGTGCAGGGCAACATCGACCCGGCGCTGCTGCGCGCGCCCTGGCCGGTGCTCGAGGCGCACATCATCGACGTACTCGAGCGCGGCCGCGCCGCACGCGCGCACATCGTGAACCTCGGGCACGGCGTCCCGCCCGACACCGACCCGGCCGTGCTCACGCGCATCGTGGAGTTCGTCCACGCGCATGGCTGACTTCTCCGTCGTGGGCGGCGGGGTGGCCGGGCTCGTCGTCGCCCGGCGGCTGGCAGCGTCCGGCGCCTCCGTCGCGGTGTTCGAGGCGTCCGATCACCTCGGCGGCACGGTCGCGCGGCACGAGGTCGGCGGACTCGCTCTCGACGCCGGCGCCGAGAGCTTCGCCGTGCGCGGCGGCGCGGTCGAGGCGCTCCTCGCCGAACTCGGCCTCGCCGGCGACGTCGTCGCCCCCGCCCCCGTACCGGCGTGGCTGCAGCCTTCGACCGGCGACGCCGTGCCGCTGCCGGCGACCGCGCTGCTCGGCATCCCGGCGGACCCCCTCACCGCCGACGTCGTGCGCGTCGTCGGACTCTCCGCGGCCGAGCGCGCCGCGGAGCTCGACGCGCTGCCGGTCGTCGAGGTGCCGGCGACGCTCGGCGCCCTCGTGCGGGAGCGCCACGGCGCGCTGATGCTCGACCGCCTCGTCGCCCCTGTCGTGTACGGCGTGCACTCGCAGCACCCCGACGAACTCCCGGTCGCGCGTGCCCACCCCGGGCTCGCCGACGCCGTCGTGAGCGCGGGCTCGCTCAGCGGAGCGGTCGCGCGCCTGCGCGCGGCCGCTCCCCCGGGCGCCGCGGTCGCGGGGATCCGCGGCGGGATCAACCGCCTCGTGCCGGCCGTCGCCGACGACCTCGAGCGCCTTGGCGGCGACATCCGCCTCGGCGCGCCGGTCGACGACCTCGGCGCGCTCGAGGGCACCGTGATCGTCGCAGCCCCGGGTGTGGTGTCGCCCGCCGCTCCTGGCCGTCGCGTCGACCTCGTGACCCTGGTCGTGGAGCAGGAGGAGTTGGATGCTGCGCCACGCGGCACCGGACTGCTCGTGGCCGCCGGGGCACCGGTGAACGCCCGCGCACTCACGCACGCGACCGCGAAGTGGGAGTGGCTCCGAGACGCCGCCGGCGGTCGCCACGTGGTCCGGCTCTCCTACGACGAGACCCCGGCCGACCCGGTCGCCGCCGCCGTCGCCGACGCCGAGGCGCTGCTCGCCGTGCGACTGCCGGTCGTTGTCGACGCGGCCCATGTGTTCTGGGTGCGGCCGGCCGCAGCATCCGTCCCCTCCGAGGTGGTCGTGGTGGGCGAGACGGTTGCGGGGTCCGGCCTGGCCGGCATCGTCGCCCACGCCGAGCGCACCGCCGCCGAGCTCCTCGCCCGTTGAACCGCGGGCTGGGACCGCGCTCAGGCGTTTCGTGTCGCTCGTTCAACGAGCGAAACCCCGACCGCCTGCCCGGAAACCTCGCACGGAGGGGATGGAGGGGCCCCTCCGGGCAGGAGGCGTCCCGCAGGGTGGAAAGATGGGAGTATGACCGACGTCGCGGCGAACTCCCCCACTGAAACCCTCGGCTACACCCTGTGGGCCGTCTTCCGCCGCGACTCCTCCGCGCCTGCCCCCGCCGGCGATCTGAGCGCCGCGGTCGCCGAGGTCGAGGCATCCGGGGTGGTCGTCCGCGGGTTCTACGACGTGTCGGGCCTGCGCGCCGACGCCGACCTCATGATCTGGCTCACCGGGGTCGGCATCGCCCCCGAGGTGCTGCAGTCGGCGCTGCGGATCCTCCGCCGCGCCGAGCCGCTGGCCTCGCTCGAGCCGGTCTGGAACGCGATGGGCGTGCACCGCGACGCCGAGTTCACCGCCAGCCACCTCCCCGCGTTCATGCGCGACAAGGATCCGGAGGCGTGGCTCACCGTCTACCCGTTCGTGCGCTCGTACGACTGGTACATCCTCCCCGACGACGAGCGCCGCCAGATGCTCGCCGACCACGGCCGCAAGGGGGCCGCCCACCGCTCGGTGCTGAGCAACACGGTCGCATCGTTCGCGCTCGGAGACTACGAGTGGATCCTGGCCCTCGAGGCTCCCGAGCTCGTCGAGCTCGTCGACCTGATGCGCGACCTCCGCCAGACCGAGGCCCGCCGCCACGTGCGCGAGGAGGTGCCGTTCTACACCGGCCGCCGCATCGGCCTCGACGAGATCGCCGAGGTGCTGGCGTGACCACCCTCCGCATCGGGACGCGCGGGAGCACCCTCGCGCTGACGCAGACCGGCATGGTCGCCGACGATCTCGCCGATGCGTACGGCGTCACGACCGAGCTCGTCACGATCACGACCGACGGCGACCGCTCGAACGAGCCGCTCTCACGCGCTGGCGGCACCGGACTCTTCACCGGAGCGCTTCGCGACGCCCTCCTCGCCGGTGAATGCGATGTCATCGTCCACTCGCTCAAGGATCTCCCCACGGCCCCGCACGACCAGCTCGTCGTCGCCGCGATCCCGGCCCGCGAAGATCCGCGCGACGCCCTCGTCGCGCGCGACGGACTGAAGCTCGACGAGCTCCCCCCCGGTGCTCGCGTCGGCACCGGCTCGCCCCGCCGGATGGCGCAGCTGGGCGCCCGCCGCCCCGATCTCGAGGTCGTCGACATCCGCGGCAACGTCGACACGCGCCTCGGCAAGGTGACGAGCGGGGAGTTGGATGCCGTCATCCTCGCCGCCGCCGGACTCACCCGCATCGGTCGCACCGACGTCGTGACCGAGTTCCTCGACCCCGACCGGTGGCCGACCGCCCCCGGGCAGGGCGCGCTCGCGGTCGAGGTGCGCCGCGGCGAGGAAGGGCTGGTCGATCGGCTCGACCACGCCGAGACCCGCGCCGCCGTCGAAGCGGAGCGCGAGGTGCTCGCCCTCCTCGAGGCCGGCTGCTCCGCCCCCGTCGGCGCGCGCGCCGTCGTCGACGCCGGGCTCCTCCTGGTCTCGGCGAGCGTCTACAGCCTCGACGGCACGACGATCCTCACGTCGTCGCATGCCACCGTGTGGCCCGAAGACGAGGGCGATCCGTCGCGTGAGGTCGCAGCATCCGTCGCCCGTGAACTGCTCGATGCCGGCGCCGCCGGCCTGACGGGAGAACGCCCGTGACGTACGGATACACCCCGGCCGACCGCCCCCGCCGCCTGCGCCAGACCTCCGCGATGCGGCGCCTCGTCGCCGAGACCCGCCTGCACCCCGCCGAGCTGATCCTGCCGGTGTTCGTGCGCGAGGGCTCGAGCGAGCCGGTGCCGATCTCGTCCATGCCGGGTGTCGTGCAGCATTCGACCGAGAGCCTGAAGAAGGCCGTGACGGATGCTGCGGCCGCCGGCATCGGCGGCATCATGCTGTTCGGCGTGCCCGAGTACAAGGACGCCGTGGGCTCCGGCGCGACCGATCCCGACGGCATCCTCAACGTCGCGACCCGGATCGCGGTCGCGGAGGCGGCCGACGCGCTCGTGGTTCAGACCGACCTGTGCCTCGACGAATTCACCGACCACGGCCACTGCGGCGTGCTCGACGCCCACGGACACGTCGACAACGACGCGACCCTCGAGCGGTACCGCGACATGGGCCTGGCGCAGGCCGAGGCGGGCTCGCAGCTGCTCGGCCTGTCGGGCATGATGGACGGCCAGGTCGCCGCCGTGCGCGACGCGCTCGACGACTCGGGGTTCGGCAACACGCCGATCCTCGCCTACGCGGCCAAGTACGCCTCGGCGTTCTACGGCCCGTTCCGCGAGGCCGTGCAGTCGTCGCTCGAAGGCGACCGCCGCACGTACCAGCAGGACCCCGCCAATCGCCGCGAGGGCGCGCGCGAGCTCGATCTCGACATCGCCGAGGGCGCCGACATCGTGATGGTCAAGCCCGCGATGAGCTACCTCGACGTGCTGGCGGATGCCGCGGCGACGAGCCCCGTCCCGGTCTGGGCGTATCAGGTGTCGGGCGAGTATTCGATGATCGAGGCCGCGGCCGCGCACGGCTGGATCGACCGGCGCCGCGCGATCGAGGAGTCGGTGATCGGCATCCGCCGCGCCGGCGCCGACGCCGTGCTGACCTACTGGGCGCTGGAGCTTGCGGAGTGGATCCGATGACGACCAATGCACAGGAGTTCGCCCGCGCGCGCGGCGCTATGCCGGGCGGGGTGAACTCGCCGGTGCGCGCCTTCGGCTCGGTGCACGAGACGCCGCGGTTCTTCGTGTCGGCGTCCGGCCCCTACGTCACCGACGTCGAGGGCCGCGAGTACGTCGACCTGGTCGGCTCGTGGGGTCCCGCGATCCTCGGTCACGCCCACCCCGCCGTCGTGAAGGCGGTTCAGGATGCCGCGGCCCACGGCCTCGGCTTCGGCGCGTCGACGCCGGGCGAGACGGAGCTGGCCGAGCTGATCGCCGCGCGTGTCTCGCGCGATGGGGCGCGCCCGGTCCAGCGCGTGCGCCTGGTGTCCACCGGCACCGAGGCCACGATGACCGCGATCCGCCTCGCGCGCGGCGCGACCGGACGCGACCTCATCGTGAAGTTCGCCGGCCACTACCACGGGCACTCCGACGGCCTGCTGGCCGAGGCGGGCTCGGGCGTGGCCACGCTCGCGATGCCGGGTTCGGCGGGGGTTCCCGCGGCGATCGCCGCGCAGACGCTCGTGATCGCCTACAACGACCTCGACGCGCTCCGCGAGGTGTTCGCGGCACACGGCGACGACATCGCCGCGGTCATCGTCGAGGCGGCGCCCGCCAACATGGGCATCGTTCCGCCCGCGGAGGGCTTCAACGCCGCACTCGCCGAGATCGCTCATGAGCACGGCGCTCTGCTGATCCTCGACGAGGTGCTGACCGGCTTCCGCGTCGGTCCCGCCGGCTGGTACGGCGTCGACCCGGTGCCCTTCTCACCCGACCTGATCACGTTCGGCAAGGTCGTGGGCGGCGGGCTCCCCCTCGCCGCGATCGGCGGCTCAGCGGCCCTCATGGAGCTGCTCGCACCGCTCGGCCCGGTCTACCAGGCCGGCACGCTGAGCGGGAACCCGCTCGCTGTCGCGGCCGGGCGCGCGACTCTCGACCACCTCGACGACGCCGCCTATGCGCGCATCGACGCCGCCGCGGCGACGATCGCGGACGCCGCGGCATCCTCTCTCTCCGAGGCCGGCGTCACACATGTCGTGCAGCGCTCGGGGAACCTGTTCTCGATCCAGTTCGCCGACGAGGCCCCCGTCGACTACGACACGGTGAAGGCGCAGGAGGCGTTCCGCTACCCGCCGTTCTTCCGCGCGATGCTCGCCCAGGGGGTTTCGCTGCCGCCGTCGGTGTTCGAGGCCTGGTTCGTCTCTGCCGCGCACGACGACACCGCTGTGGCGCGCATCGTCGAGGCGCTCCCCGCGGCCGCGCGTGCAGCAGCGGAGGCCGTGCCGGACTGACGGCGGTCCGCCCGTCGCCCGGACGTGCGGATGCCGGGCCACCTGCCGAGTTCATTCAGGCACCGGGTGCGGCAGCCACGACGTGAAATTCGAAGCGGAGTCGTGGATCAGTGGCCATGCGAGTCACTTCCACCGTGGTGCTGGTGGAGATGTGGCCCTCGAACCACTCGCTCTGGTAGCTGTTGACGACATTCTGATCGGCCTCGACGTCGGTGAAGAAGCGAATCATGTTCACCACGTCCGAGCGTGTGCACCCCGATGCGGCAAGTGCGAGGTCAAGATGCGCGAACGCGTTTCGCACCTGTCCCGCTGCATCCATCGGCATCGCGTCGAACACTGCGGGAACGTGGGGATGGTCGTGA is from Microbacterium sp. LWH3-1.2 and encodes:
- the hemC gene encoding hydroxymethylbilane synthase — translated: MTTLRIGTRGSTLALTQTGMVADDLADAYGVTTELVTITTDGDRSNEPLSRAGGTGLFTGALRDALLAGECDVIVHSLKDLPTAPHDQLVVAAIPAREDPRDALVARDGLKLDELPPGARVGTGSPRRMAQLGARRPDLEVVDIRGNVDTRLGKVTSGELDAVILAAAGLTRIGRTDVVTEFLDPDRWPTAPGQGALAVEVRRGEEGLVDRLDHAETRAAVEAEREVLALLEAGCSAPVGARAVVDAGLLLVSASVYSLDGTTILTSSHATVWPEDEGDPSREVAASVARELLDAGAAGLTGERP
- the hemB gene encoding porphobilinogen synthase, whose product is MRRLVAETRLHPAELILPVFVREGSSEPVPISSMPGVVQHSTESLKKAVTDAAAAGIGGIMLFGVPEYKDAVGSGATDPDGILNVATRIAVAEAADALVVQTDLCLDEFTDHGHCGVLDAHGHVDNDATLERYRDMGLAQAEAGSQLLGLSGMMDGQVAAVRDALDDSGFGNTPILAYAAKYASAFYGPFREAVQSSLEGDRRTYQQDPANRREGARELDLDIAEGADIVMVKPAMSYLDVLADAAATSPVPVWAYQVSGEYSMIEAAAAHGWIDRRRAIEESVIGIRRAGADAVLTYWALELAEWIR
- the hemL gene encoding glutamate-1-semialdehyde 2,1-aminomutase yields the protein MTTNAQEFARARGAMPGGVNSPVRAFGSVHETPRFFVSASGPYVTDVEGREYVDLVGSWGPAILGHAHPAVVKAVQDAAAHGLGFGASTPGETELAELIAARVSRDGARPVQRVRLVSTGTEATMTAIRLARGATGRDLIVKFAGHYHGHSDGLLAEAGSGVATLAMPGSAGVPAAIAAQTLVIAYNDLDALREVFAAHGDDIAAVIVEAAPANMGIVPPAEGFNAALAEIAHEHGALLILDEVLTGFRVGPAGWYGVDPVPFSPDLITFGKVVGGGLPLAAIGGSAALMELLAPLGPVYQAGTLSGNPLAVAAGRATLDHLDDAAYARIDAAAATIADAAASSLSEAGVTHVVQRSGNLFSIQFADEAPVDYDTVKAQEAFRYPPFFRAMLAQGVSLPPSVFEAWFVSAAHDDTAVARIVEALPAAARAAAEAVPD
- a CDS encoding RidA family protein, producing MPATVPEPRRVGNADVIHHDGFDDSIVSPFVPAIRAVSNARLVFISGVTGAPVYHDHPHVPAVFDAMPMDAAGQVRNAFAHLDLALAASGCTRSDVVNMIRFFTDVEADQNVVNSYQSEWFEGHISTSTTVEVTRMATDPRLRFEFHVVAAAPGA
- the hemQ gene encoding hydrogen peroxide-dependent heme synthase, whose protein sequence is MTDVAANSPTETLGYTLWAVFRRDSSAPAPAGDLSAAVAEVEASGVVVRGFYDVSGLRADADLMIWLTGVGIAPEVLQSALRILRRAEPLASLEPVWNAMGVHRDAEFTASHLPAFMRDKDPEAWLTVYPFVRSYDWYILPDDERRQMLADHGRKGAAHRSVLSNTVASFALGDYEWILALEAPELVELVDLMRDLRQTEARRHVREEVPFYTGRRIGLDEIAEVLA